One genomic region from Oncorhynchus clarkii lewisi isolate Uvic-CL-2024 chromosome 21, UVic_Ocla_1.0, whole genome shotgun sequence encodes:
- the LOC139378429 gene encoding transmembrane protein 53-like isoform X2 gives MSVIVGEGRFIAQRVTRSITYYYTSRTPGGDTPAPSPPIISPTSSHLDTPFPSPSYSLSTPLLPDLPSHHNVSSVLTPSTLDVPTLSPSSPSSSPRPLLLLFPWLGARPGAMAKYRDLYLERGLDILSVESTVWHFLWPRWGLEYGAEVLEVLGDPRFKGRPLLVHAFSIGGYTFTQLLSQMVREPHKYPGLAQRVVGHVYDSMVVGSLEHMAKGLGKTLFPRIEPLVQYTALLYFWLFKSQTVYYYDKSIQVFYNSPVTAPALFFFCENDALCDPVAMEAVLDLWRKRGVAVETRKWKESVHAAHLRCHPEEYLSTLETFFHSLNIAPLRAKM, from the exons ATGTCTGTGATAGTGGGAGAGGGGCGGTTCATAGCCCAGAGGGTCACCAGAAGCATCACCTACTACTACACCAGCCGGACACCAGGGGGCGATACCCctgccccctctcctcccattatctcccccacctcctcccatCTAGACACTCCTTTTCCCTCACCCTCGtactccctctccacccccttgCTCCCAGACTTGCCCTCTCACCACAATGTTTCCTCAGTTCTCACCCCTTCCACTTTGGATGTAccaaccctctctccatcctcgccctcctcctccccccgtcCCCTCCTCCTGCTTTTCCCGTGGCTGGGCGCCCGACCGGGGGCCATGGCGAAGTACCGGGACCTCTACCTGGAACGTGGCCTGGACATCCTATCAGTGGAGAGCACTGTGTGGCACTTCCTGTGGCCTCGCTGGGGGCTGGAGTACGGGGCTGAGGTCCTGGAGGTCCTGGGAGACCCGCGTTTCAAAGGTCGCCCCCTTCTGGTCCACGCCTTCTCCATCGGCGGGTACACCTTCACCCAGCTGCTCAGCCAGATGGTCAGGGAGCCACACAAGTACCCAGGCCTGGCCCAACGGGTCGTAGGACATGTCTATGACAGCATGGTGGTCGGGTCGCTGGAGCATATGGCTAaag GCCTGGGCAAGACCCTGTTCCCTCGTATCGAGCCCCTGGTGCAATACACTGCTCTGCTCTACTTCTGGCTCTTCAAGTCCCAGACGGTGTACTACTACGACAAGTCAATCCAGGTCTTCTACAACAGCCCCGTCACCGCCCCGGCGCTCTTCTTCTTCTGCGAGAACGACGCGCTGTGCGACCCCGTCGCCATGGAGGCGGTCCTCGACTTGTGGAGGAAACGGGGCGTTGCTGTGGAAACCAGGAAGTGGAAGGAGTCTGTGCACGCTGCTCATCTGCGCTGTCACCCGGAGGAGTACCTCTCAACACTGGAGACATTTTTTCACTCGCTCAACATCGCCCCCCTCAGGGCTAAGATGTAA
- the LOC139378429 gene encoding transmembrane protein 53-like isoform X1 — MRILKFFMGNSHSGSDMSVIVGEGRFIAQRVTRSITYYYTSRTPGGDTPAPSPPIISPTSSHLDTPFPSPSYSLSTPLLPDLPSHHNVSSVLTPSTLDVPTLSPSSPSSSPRPLLLLFPWLGARPGAMAKYRDLYLERGLDILSVESTVWHFLWPRWGLEYGAEVLEVLGDPRFKGRPLLVHAFSIGGYTFTQLLSQMVREPHKYPGLAQRVVGHVYDSMVVGSLEHMAKGLGKTLFPRIEPLVQYTALLYFWLFKSQTVYYYDKSIQVFYNSPVTAPALFFFCENDALCDPVAMEAVLDLWRKRGVAVETRKWKESVHAAHLRCHPEEYLSTLETFFHSLNIAPLRAKM, encoded by the exons ATGAGGATTCTCAAATTCTTCATGGG TAACTCCCACTCTGGGTCAGACATGTCTGTGATAGTGGGAGAGGGGCGGTTCATAGCCCAGAGGGTCACCAGAAGCATCACCTACTACTACACCAGCCGGACACCAGGGGGCGATACCCctgccccctctcctcccattatctcccccacctcctcccatCTAGACACTCCTTTTCCCTCACCCTCGtactccctctccacccccttgCTCCCAGACTTGCCCTCTCACCACAATGTTTCCTCAGTTCTCACCCCTTCCACTTTGGATGTAccaaccctctctccatcctcgccctcctcctccccccgtcCCCTCCTCCTGCTTTTCCCGTGGCTGGGCGCCCGACCGGGGGCCATGGCGAAGTACCGGGACCTCTACCTGGAACGTGGCCTGGACATCCTATCAGTGGAGAGCACTGTGTGGCACTTCCTGTGGCCTCGCTGGGGGCTGGAGTACGGGGCTGAGGTCCTGGAGGTCCTGGGAGACCCGCGTTTCAAAGGTCGCCCCCTTCTGGTCCACGCCTTCTCCATCGGCGGGTACACCTTCACCCAGCTGCTCAGCCAGATGGTCAGGGAGCCACACAAGTACCCAGGCCTGGCCCAACGGGTCGTAGGACATGTCTATGACAGCATGGTGGTCGGGTCGCTGGAGCATATGGCTAaag GCCTGGGCAAGACCCTGTTCCCTCGTATCGAGCCCCTGGTGCAATACACTGCTCTGCTCTACTTCTGGCTCTTCAAGTCCCAGACGGTGTACTACTACGACAAGTCAATCCAGGTCTTCTACAACAGCCCCGTCACCGCCCCGGCGCTCTTCTTCTTCTGCGAGAACGACGCGCTGTGCGACCCCGTCGCCATGGAGGCGGTCCTCGACTTGTGGAGGAAACGGGGCGTTGCTGTGGAAACCAGGAAGTGGAAGGAGTCTGTGCACGCTGCTCATCTGCGCTGTCACCCGGAGGAGTACCTCTCAACACTGGAGACATTTTTTCACTCGCTCAACATCGCCCCCCTCAGGGCTAAGATGTAA